In the genome of Populus trichocarpa isolate Nisqually-1 chromosome 6, P.trichocarpa_v4.1, whole genome shotgun sequence, one region contains:
- the LOC7495706 gene encoding protein PEROXIN-4 isoform X2 yields MQASRARLLKEYKEVQREKVADPDIQLVCDDSNIFKWTALIKGPSETPFEGGVFQLAFSVPEQYPLQPPQVRFLTKIFHPNVHFKTGEICLDILKNAWSPAWTLQSVCRAIIALMAHPEPDSPLNCDSGNLLRSGDVRGYQSMARMYTRLAASPKKG; encoded by the exons ATGCAGGCATCGAGAGCGAGGTTATTAAAGGAATACAAGGAGGTTCAGCGAGAGAAAGTAGCTGATCCGGATATTCAATTAGTTTGTGATGATTCTAACATTTTTAAATGGACTGCTCTGATCAAG GGACCGTCGGAGACTCCTTTTGAGGGTGGAGTTTTTCAGCTTGCGTTTTCTGTTCCTGAACAGTATCCTTTGCAGCCTCCGCAAGTGCGGTTCTTGACGAAAATATTTCACCCAAATGTGCATTTTAAG ACAGGAGAAATATGCCTTGATATATTGAAGAATGCCTGGAGCCCAGCTTGGACTCTTCAGTCTGTTTGTAGGGCTATAATTGCTTTGATGGCCCACCCAGAACCTGATAGCCCTCTAAACTGTGATTCAG GCAATCTTCTACGTTCTGGTGATGTTAGAGGTTATCAATCCATGGCAAGAATGTATACCAGACTTGCAGCCTCGCCAAAGAAAGGATGA
- the LOC7495706 gene encoding protein PEROXIN-4 isoform X1 codes for MQASRARLLKEYKEVQREKVADPDIQLVCDDSNIFKWTALIKGPSETPFEGGVFQLAFSVPEQYPLQPPQVRFLTKIFHPNVHFKTGEICLDILKNAWSPAWTLQSVCRAIIALMAHPEPDSPLNCDSGNLLRSGDVRGYQSMARMYTRLAASPKKG; via the exons ATGCAG GCATCGAGAGCGAGGTTATTAAAGGAATACAAGGAGGTTCAGCGAGAGAAAGTAGCTGATCCGGATATTCAATTAGTTTGTGATGATTCTAACATTTTTAAATGGACTGCTCTGATCAAG GGACCGTCGGAGACTCCTTTTGAGGGTGGAGTTTTTCAGCTTGCGTTTTCTGTTCCTGAACAGTATCCTTTGCAGCCTCCGCAAGTGCGGTTCTTGACGAAAATATTTCACCCAAATGTGCATTTTAAG ACAGGAGAAATATGCCTTGATATATTGAAGAATGCCTGGAGCCCAGCTTGGACTCTTCAGTCTGTTTGTAGGGCTATAATTGCTTTGATGGCCCACCCAGAACCTGATAGCCCTCTAAACTGTGATTCAG GCAATCTTCTACGTTCTGGTGATGTTAGAGGTTATCAATCCATGGCAAGAATGTATACCAGACTTGCAGCCTCGCCAAAGAAAGGATGA